One genomic region from Haloprofundus salinisoli encodes:
- a CDS encoding winged helix-turn-helix transcriptional regulator — MSATRNRIAAHVRHNPGVHFNELVRTLDLAPGQVQYHLRRLGRDERVAETRLYGKTHYYPSTFDEWERGVLALVRRETARDVLGVLLERGEATPTDVAGEVGIARSTLSWHTKRLEEQSIVEKRYDSRGHVTLALAHPEATARLLSSVSPSLPERFVDRFTRLVDGLLEQ; from the coding sequence ATGAGCGCGACGCGCAACCGTATCGCGGCGCACGTCCGGCACAACCCGGGCGTCCACTTCAACGAACTCGTCCGGACGCTGGACCTCGCGCCCGGGCAGGTCCAGTACCACCTCCGCCGACTCGGCCGCGACGAGCGGGTCGCGGAGACGCGTCTGTACGGCAAGACCCACTACTACCCGTCGACGTTCGACGAGTGGGAACGCGGCGTGCTGGCACTGGTGCGCCGCGAGACGGCCCGCGACGTGCTCGGCGTCCTCCTCGAACGCGGCGAAGCGACGCCCACCGACGTCGCCGGCGAAGTCGGCATCGCCAGAAGCACGCTCTCGTGGCACACCAAGCGCCTCGAAGAGCAGTCGATCGTCGAGAAGCGCTACGATAGCCGCGGCCACGTGACGCTCGCGCTGGCGCACCCCGAAGCAACCGCTCGCCTGCTATCGTCGGTGTCGCCGTCGCTGCCCGAGCGATTCGTCGACCGCTTCACGCGACTCGTCGACGGGTTGCTCGAACAGTGA
- a CDS encoding DUF7471 family protein codes for MHSLAVHAAPTMSAPEVAAVVLAGFSSTLIVAVGLIALLRRQSRSHTLVVLALAALLARSGVAVLTIGGVIPFPSHHAIEHALDFVMVALVIAAVYYARSIERASPMGERR; via the coding sequence ATGCACTCGCTCGCAGTACACGCCGCTCCCACGATGAGCGCTCCGGAGGTGGCCGCCGTCGTGCTGGCGGGGTTCAGTTCGACGCTCATCGTCGCCGTCGGGCTCATCGCGCTGCTGCGCCGGCAGTCGCGTTCGCACACGCTCGTCGTCTTGGCGCTCGCGGCGCTTCTGGCCCGAAGCGGCGTCGCCGTCCTCACCATCGGCGGCGTCATCCCGTTTCCCTCCCACCACGCCATCGAACACGCGCTCGACTTCGTGATGGTCGCCCTCGTCATCGCGGCGGTGTACTACGCGCGCAGCATCGAACGGGCGTCGCCGATGGGTGAGCGACGATGA
- a CDS encoding DUF7405 family protein — MSPGTDEWSRRDVLKAAVAVGGAGALSACLDLTDEPVPAGISDPSTLPERQHAWDDLLTRDGAENVELPRHHTFLYLTLDREGTPTSADRRVVEEALSTLDRAYERSNEGLIHSLAFSPAYFSRFDDPLPENVDLPEPRALSPFENPTFDRQDALLHLTSDRADALLEAEEALTGERDTANGVAMETPLSAAFSVDSRRTGFIGKGMPAEKQDVAGVPDGDPVPEESPLFMGFKAGFAGNQATEEYVTIPDGPFAGATTKHVSKLRQRLEDWYVEQDFDDRVAEMFSPEHAERGLVEGVGDNLGDHSGVTPEIVDRIREHAQQYGRVGHAQKAARANRDDEGNVRLLRRHVESTDEDEASLHFPTLQRHITDFEEVREAMNGTDLTDEPAIRQRVNNGILEYIFVKNRGNFLVPPRRLRALPTPTGEVPEL; from the coding sequence ATGAGTCCGGGGACCGACGAGTGGAGTCGCAGAGACGTGTTGAAAGCCGCCGTCGCCGTCGGCGGCGCGGGTGCGCTCTCGGCCTGTCTCGACCTCACCGACGAACCCGTTCCGGCGGGCATCTCCGACCCCTCGACGCTACCGGAACGACAGCACGCCTGGGACGATCTGCTCACGCGCGACGGCGCGGAGAACGTCGAACTCCCGCGGCACCATACGTTTCTGTATCTGACGCTCGACCGCGAGGGGACGCCGACGTCCGCGGACCGCCGCGTGGTCGAAGAGGCGCTGTCGACGCTGGACCGCGCCTACGAGCGGAGCAACGAGGGTCTCATTCACTCGCTCGCCTTTTCGCCGGCGTACTTCTCGCGCTTCGACGACCCGCTTCCCGAGAACGTCGACCTGCCGGAACCGCGGGCGCTGTCACCGTTCGAGAACCCGACGTTCGACAGACAAGACGCCCTCTTACACTTGACCAGCGACCGCGCCGACGCCCTGTTGGAAGCCGAGGAGGCGTTGACCGGCGAGCGGGACACCGCGAACGGCGTGGCGATGGAGACGCCGCTGTCGGCCGCGTTCTCCGTCGACTCCCGGCGAACGGGGTTCATCGGCAAGGGCATGCCCGCCGAGAAACAGGACGTGGCGGGAGTCCCCGACGGTGACCCGGTGCCCGAGGAGTCGCCGCTGTTCATGGGGTTCAAGGCGGGGTTCGCGGGAAATCAGGCGACCGAGGAGTACGTCACCATCCCCGACGGGCCGTTCGCGGGCGCGACGACTAAACACGTCTCGAAACTCCGCCAGCGACTCGAAGACTGGTACGTCGAGCAGGATTTCGACGACCGGGTCGCCGAGATGTTCAGCCCCGAACACGCCGAACGCGGCCTCGTCGAGGGCGTCGGCGACAACCTCGGCGACCACAGCGGCGTGACGCCCGAGATCGTCGACCGCATCCGCGAGCACGCCCAGCAGTACGGCCGCGTCGGCCACGCTCAGAAAGCCGCCCGCGCCAACCGCGACGACGAGGGGAACGTCCGGCTGCTGCGACGACACGTCGAGTCGACCGACGAGGACGAGGCGAGCCTCCACTTCCCGACGCTCCAGCGTCACATCACCGACTTCGAGGAAGTGAGAGAGGCGATGAACGGCACCGACCTCACGGACGAACCGGCAATCCGGCAGCGGGTGAACAACGGGATTTTGGAGTACATCTTCGTGAAGAACCGCGGGAACTTCCTCGTGCCGCCGCGTCGCCTGCGGGCATTGCCGACGCCGACGGGCGAAGTTCCGGAGTTGTAA